The genomic segment CAGAGGTGCCCGATCAAGTTACAGGCTCTGAGGTGCATTCCTCCCTGGTGTCTCACCCGACTCTACCGaccactgaccaccaccaggcCGACACTGATCAGCACCAAAACAGAACAGCCGAGAAGCGCTGATCAGCAGAAAACGACTGACACGCTGAAAGAGCAAAAGGAAGAGACTGAGGAGGAGGGACCAGTGTACATCCCCACGAGAAAGGCCAAGAACCCCATGATGAAGATCGGATATGCCTGGTGAGAGACCCTTTGTTCTCTAACGTGGTTTATATTCAGATTTCTATTGTATAGAAACGGCTGACAATTTGATATTGTATTCAGGTGAATAACCCCTTTGGTAAGTTcccattctctctcgctctctttcccctctctctctctctctctctctgtgtaggatGATAGGTCTCCCTGCAGGTATAATAGGGTTCATCCTGATGAAGAGAGAGGTGGATAAGAACCGCCTGAAGCAGCTGAGGATTCGCCAGCGGATGAACAGATCCAATGAAGGAGAGTACGAGGGTAGCCGTTACCGTAACAACAGACTGGACTGATACCAACTGCACTgagaagatgtgtgtgtgtgtgtgtgtgtgtgtgtgcgtgcttgactgactgactgaatgtgtATGTCtgcagcttgtgtgtgtgtatgttcactGCCTCTGCTACCATTGGACTGATGAAGCCTTAAAGAGACTTACTGATGTATACAAATTAAAAACAGTTGTTGAGAGACACCCGTACTTTGCTCAGTAGCTATGTTCACACCTACAAGAATGTATATGAATCAACTGTATATGTTactccactcttccaccaaggcacctgcaagttcccggacatttctggggggaatggccctagccctcaccctccgatccaacaggtcccagacgtgctcaatgggattgagatgcgggctcttcgctggccatggcagaacactgacattcctgtcttgcaggaaatcacgcacagaacgagcagtatggctggtggcattgtcatgctggagggtcatgtcaggatgagcctgcaggaagggtaccacatgagggaggaggatgtcttccctgtaacgcacagcgttgagattgcctgcaatgacaacaagctcagtccgatgatgctgtgacacaccgccccagaccatgatggaccctccacctccaaatcgatcccgctccagagtacaggcctcggtgtaatgctcattccttcaacgataaacgcgaatctgaccatcacccctggtgagagaaaaccgcgactcgtcagtgaagagccctttttgccagtcctgtctggtccagcaacggtgggtttgtgcccataggcgacattgttgccagtgatgtctggtgaggacctgccttacaacaggcctacaagccctcagtccagcctctctcagcctattgcggacagtctgagtaCTGATgaagggattgtgcgttcctggtgtaactcgggcagttgttgttgccatcctgtgcctgtcccgcaggtgtgatgtttggatataccgatcctgtgcaggtgttgttacacgtggtctgccactgcgaggacgatcagctgtccgtcctgtctcccagtagcactgtcttaggcgtctcacagtacggacattgcaatttattgccctggccacatcatgcctccttgcagcatgactaaggcacgttcacgcagatgagcagggaccctgggcatctttcttttggtgtttttcagtgtcagtagaaaggcctctttagtgtcctaagttttcataactgtgaccttaattgcctaccgtctgtaagctgttagtgtcttaacgaccgttccacaggcgcatgttcattaattgtttatggttcatttgaacaagcatgggaaacagtgtttaaaccctttacaatgaagatctgtgaagttatttagatttttacgaattatctttgaaagacagggtcctgaaaaggggacgtttctttttttgcagagtttataagttatcctgtatgaGCTTATGTGCTGAATACAgtacgatgttacaggtgtcaaacgtattggcatgtggcagcagtgtgtaggagggaggtcccaaggtgtgagaagtgtgcagaaggtcatgagacaaaggaatgtgtagcattggggaaagtagtggtatgtgctaattgtaggggtgcccatggggctggggatcagaaatgtcccgtgcgagagaggcaggttgaggtttccagagtaagagtagtgaagaagttgttatatgctgaggcagtgaagaaagtagaggaagatagGTCAAGgtggaggagtggtgagagtagtatatacagctctggaaaaaattaaaagaccactgcaaaattatcagtttctctggttttactatttaaaGGTATGTGTTTGGGGAAAAATaacttttgttttattctataaactactgacaacatttctcccaaattccaaatagaaatattgtaatttagagcatttatttgcagaagatgacaactggtcaaaataacaaaaaatatgcagtgttgtcagacctcgaataacgcaaagaaaataagttcatgttcatttttaaacaccACAAtattaatgttttaacttaggaagagttcagaaatcaatatttggtggaataaccctgattttcaatcacagctttcatgcgtcttggcatgctctccaccagtctttcacattgatgttgggtgactttatgccactcctggcgcaaaaattcaagcagctcggctttgtttgatggcttgtgaccatccatcttcctcttgattacattccagaagttttcaatggggttcagatctggagattgggctggccatgacagggtcttgatctggtggtcctccatccacaccttgattgacctggctgtgtgggaTGGTGCATtttcctgctggaaaaaccaatcctcagagttggggaacaatgtcagagcaaaaggaagcaagttttcttccaggacaaccttgtacgtggcttgattcatgcgtccttcacaaagacaaatctgcccgattccagcatcgctgaagcacccccagatcatcaccgatcctccaccaaatttcacagtgggtgcgagacactgtggcttgtatgCCTCTCCAgatctccgtctaaccattagacgaccaggtgttgggtaaacctgaaaattggactcagagaagatgaccttattccagtcctctacggtccaatccttatggtcttttgcaaacctcagcctggctttgcacgacttcagccctgcccctaggagcctgtttcaaaccgtcctcgcggtgcacttcacaccagctgccatttgccattatttttgtaggtcacttgatgtcatcctacggttgttgagtgacattcgaatgagttggcggtcatcccggtcagtagagtcgttttcgccctctgccggtctgtagctttgttgtccccaatgtctgctgcttgaccttgttcttatgaaccgccgtctttaaattttaaggatggaagcaacctgacgctcactgtattcctctgccagtaaagccaaaATTGAACccctcttttcctcactc from the Coregonus clupeaformis isolate EN_2021a chromosome 14, ASM2061545v1, whole genome shotgun sequence genome contains:
- the si:ch73-71c20.5 gene encoding DUF4748 domain-containing protein produces the protein MLKQTPLLHKMAAPCRKLARSVMFKGLCQIPGRSLWTQRCPIKLQALRCIPPWCLTRLYRPLTTTRPTLISTKTEQPRSADQQKTTDTLKEQKEETEEEGPVYIPTRKAKNPMMKIGYAWMIGLPAGIIGFILMKREVDKNRLKQLRIRQRMNRSNEGEYEGSRYRNNRLD